In Peromyscus eremicus chromosome 15, PerEre_H2_v1, whole genome shotgun sequence, a genomic segment contains:
- the LOC131925743 gene encoding large ribosomal subunit protein eL42-like, which yields MVNVPKTRQTFCKKCGKHRLHKVTQDKKDKDSLYVQGKWRYDRKQSGYGRQTKPIFCEKAKTKKKIVLRLECVEPNCRSKKMLAIKRCKHFELGGYK from the coding sequence ATGGTGAATGTTCCTAAGACCCGTCAGACGTTCTGCAAGAAATGTGGCAAGCACCGACTCCACAAAGTGACACAGGACAAGAAGGACAAGGATTCTTTGTATGTCCAGGGAAAGTGGCGCTATGACAGGAAACAGAGTGGCTATGGTCGGCAGACTAAGCCTATTTTCTGCGAAAAGGCTAAAACTAAAAAGAAGATTGTGCTGAGACTTGAGTGTGTTGAGCCCAACTGCAGATCTAAGAAAATGCTGGCTATTAAGAGATGCAAGCACTTTGAACTGGGAGGCTATAAGTAG